In Deltaproteobacteria bacterium, the genomic stretch ACCCGAGAACACGTCAAGCACGCTGCGCGCTCCCGGGAGCGACCGGAGGATCTCTAGCAACGCAGGGATGAGCGTGCGCTTCGAGCCGAGGTACTTGATCACGCGCGAACATCCTGCCGGGTTTCCGGCTCTCCGCGCAAGCGAAGAGAGCCGGGGTTGGCTAGAGTTGGCTGGATGCCGGCGTTGCGTGGCGCCGGCGCCCACCGTGCCCGCCCGTAAACAGCGGGAGCGTCCCGGTGCCGCCGGGACGGGACGCCGTCGCAGGTCGTGCGAGCGGAGAGGGAGGAGGCTTCGTGCCTGCACAGCCGAGAGCCTCCCGGCTCGATCAGAGCATCAAGGCTACGCCTCGACCTTTGTCGGAAGCATCTGCTCGATGGCCTCGATCTCCGCCAGACATTCGACGGCCGAACGCGGGCGATTGTTGCGGTCACGCTCCAGGCACCGATTGACTAGGCTTACCAGCCGCCGCTCCGACTCCACTACAGCCGGAAAGTCAATTTTTTCGGGCGACCGCTCCATAACCTGCGCGATCGCTGCTTCGGTCTGCTGTCCGGCGTACATCTCACGTCCAGAAATCGCATGGAATAATGCAGCCCCCGCACCATAGAGATCTGAGCGTTCATCAAGTGTAATGCCAAGAAGCTGCTCCATTGGGGCAGAGTGCTTGCTGCCGAGAAAGCCGCTCGCGGTAAACCCTGGAAGTCCTTGCACGGAGACGATGCCAAAGTCGCAAAGTTTGAGGTCCTCACCGTGCGCTGCCGTCTTGGAGATCATGATGTTGGACGCCTTCACGTCACGATGAAGCGCTCCATAGGCGTGTATCTCCACGAGCGCAGAGAAGAGTTGTTTCGCGAGCGAGAGGATGCGCAGGGGATCGCCGAGTCCGTTGCTCGGCGTAAGGTCCTTGAGCGTTGATCCCTCCACAAGCTCCATCACCATGAAACTGTGGTCGGGGCGACTTGGCGCTAGGACCAGATCGTATACCTTCGCAACGTTCAGATGGTCGATCTGCGTGGCTAGCTGGTACTCACGATCCACACGCAGGATCTCCGAACGACGAATCTCGAGCAGACGATAGATCTTGATTGCGACACGCTCGCCGGGAGCAAGGGCGACGCCCGGCGGGGCGGCGACGACAGCGGCCTCCCAGACCTCCGCAGAGTGTCCCGAGCCGAGCGGCCTGATCAAGCGATAGCAGTCGAGATCCCGACCGGCTCGGAGACCGCCAGCCTTTCGCAATTGGGGCGCGCCCGCCGACCGCGGGGAGCTGACAGCGATGCCATCGGGCGCCGGAATGGGTGGCTGCACTTGCAACGGCGCCGCGCGTGGTCCTGGCTTTGTTCCGACCGGGGGCGCCGGCGCGTCTGGACTGGGTTTTGAAACCTGCGACGAAGCAGCCGCCACGCCTTGCGGAGTCGGGCTCAGGATGACGAACTGCTTCGTGCCCTGAGTCTGGAGTACGCCCGCGTACGCGGCGTTTGCTTTGATGACGTCGAGCGCGCCTTCGATGCGCTCGATAGGGACTTGCATCTCAAACTGAAGAACGTTCTTGGCAATTGTATCGTCTGGGAACCTGTTCTGATTGTACTTGCGTAGAAAATCGCCGATGACAGAGGGTTGCAAGATCGCTTCGCGACGCGCTTCGAGGTCCTGTCCCGATTCCGTCGGTGCGACGAGCTTGCGCCCGAGTTCTGTCAATGCGATCTCGTCGCTGCGATAGGCGCCCTCCGTGAGTCCGTATGCCTCGGCGGCTCCGGTAATCGACCGAAACGCGGAGGATGACGGCGACCGATTCATCGCAAGCGCGACCTGCGTCGGCGTCGTGGCCTTGCCAGCGTACTGCTCCACAATCGCCTTAGGGACAGCCTCGGCCTCCTCAAGCGAGTGCCATGGAAGCCGCTTCTGCTTGACTACATTGCGCTTCTTGGATCCGCCGCCTGCATCTTCCTCGTCAGCATCGTCGTCGGTTGGCGGTGGCGTGTCCTGATCGCTCACCCCAAGATGCTATCACAACGCCCGAGGTCTGCGGACCGCTCCAGTGGAGTCTCAAGCAGCGCCGCGGCTAGGGAAGACTCGCGTTTCCGCGCGGCCTTGTCCGAATGGCCACCAGTCTCCGCCCCGCTGCCCAACTCTAATTCGGCAGACCTGCGTTTGTCGCCCCTCGTCGCGCCGTCCCGGTCTGTA encodes the following:
- a CDS encoding protein kinase — its product is MSDQDTPPPTDDDADEEDAGGGSKKRNVVKQKRLPWHSLEEAEAVPKAIVEQYAGKATTPTQVALAMNRSPSSSAFRSITGAAEAYGLTEGAYRSDEIALTELGRKLVAPTESGQDLEARREAILQPSVIGDFLRKYNQNRFPDDTIAKNVLQFEMQVPIERIEGALDVIKANAAYAGVLQTQGTKQFVILSPTPQGVAAASSQVSKPSPDAPAPPVGTKPGPRAAPLQVQPPIPAPDGIAVSSPRSAGAPQLRKAGGLRAGRDLDCYRLIRPLGSGHSAEVWEAAVVAAPPGVALAPGERVAIKIYRLLEIRRSEILRVDREYQLATQIDHLNVAKVYDLVLAPSRPDHSFMVMELVEGSTLKDLTPSNGLGDPLRILSLAKQLFSALVEIHAYGALHRDVKASNIMISKTAAHGEDLKLCDFGIVSVQGLPGFTASGFLGSKHSAPMEQLLGITLDERSDLYGAGAALFHAISGREMYAGQQTEAAIAQVMERSPEKIDFPAVVESERRLVSLVNRCLERDRNNRPRSAVECLAEIEAIEQMLPTKVEA